Proteins encoded within one genomic window of Kibdelosporangium phytohabitans:
- a CDS encoding alpha/beta hydrolase: MRKLVALSAVTAVAAGVLTAFTSAGVAQGQSDLAFGACPAPINGAYPNIRCAELTVPIDYSNPTTGNVTVQVSRLAAADPAKRRGVLVVNPGGPGAPGLTYGPGSWAARLPASVRDSYDIIGFDPRGAGRSTPMRCLAEGDEFWGPPMPDPDPAANRRLNFDRSAQYAQACHTNARAKLTPHLTTRNVARDIDTLRTRLGVPKISFVGYSYGTYLGATYASLYPARVDRMVLDSNVNPTPPDFAYRWTLSQAAAAGPALSHYFGWIASHDDVFGLGSSAAAVRARWDGALATLRAQPRGALGAYEFLDMSFNNLYNENDWVGFGHALADFAVRADDAGLQARTFDRRTPGTGFETQYSVYSAVTCNDAPWPRRENTVVADAEALQSQTPFAWYVQFFSVCYTWPTPAQPHLTVRGDNLPPILMFNSTGDIATPYAGALALHQALPSSVLVTEAGSYRHGVAYQPAAPNQAANQLATDYLVSGLVPSADTTIPAHPLPDARTAASPGR; the protein is encoded by the coding sequence GTGAGAAAACTGGTCGCACTCAGTGCGGTCACCGCGGTCGCGGCGGGTGTGCTGACGGCTTTCACGTCCGCGGGCGTCGCGCAAGGGCAGTCGGACCTCGCCTTCGGGGCGTGTCCGGCCCCGATCAACGGGGCCTATCCGAACATCCGCTGCGCCGAGTTGACGGTGCCAATCGACTACTCGAACCCGACGACGGGCAACGTGACCGTGCAGGTGTCACGGCTCGCCGCTGCCGATCCGGCCAAGCGGCGCGGCGTGCTCGTGGTCAACCCCGGTGGTCCCGGTGCCCCCGGTCTCACATACGGGCCAGGGTCGTGGGCGGCGCGGTTGCCCGCGTCGGTGCGCGATTCCTACGACATCATCGGGTTCGACCCCCGCGGCGCCGGTCGCAGCACACCGATGCGGTGCCTGGCCGAAGGTGACGAGTTCTGGGGCCCGCCGATGCCCGACCCGGACCCGGCAGCCAACCGACGGCTGAACTTCGACCGGTCCGCGCAGTACGCGCAGGCCTGCCACACGAACGCCCGCGCCAAGCTGACACCGCACCTGACCACCAGGAACGTCGCCAGGGACATCGACACGCTGCGTACCCGCCTCGGTGTGCCGAAGATCAGCTTCGTCGGCTACTCCTACGGCACCTATCTCGGCGCCACCTACGCCTCGCTGTACCCGGCACGTGTCGACCGGATGGTGCTGGACAGCAACGTGAACCCGACGCCGCCGGACTTCGCCTACCGGTGGACCCTGAGCCAGGCGGCGGCCGCGGGCCCGGCATTGTCGCACTACTTCGGCTGGATCGCCTCTCACGACGACGTGTTCGGCCTGGGGTCGTCGGCGGCAGCCGTTCGCGCCCGATGGGACGGCGCGCTCGCGACGCTGCGTGCCCAGCCGCGCGGCGCGCTCGGCGCGTACGAGTTCCTCGACATGAGCTTCAACAATCTGTACAACGAGAACGACTGGGTCGGCTTTGGACACGCGCTCGCGGACTTCGCGGTGCGCGCCGACGACGCCGGACTGCAGGCGAGGACGTTCGACCGTCGCACGCCGGGAACCGGCTTCGAGACCCAGTACTCGGTGTACTCGGCCGTCACCTGTAACGACGCTCCGTGGCCACGACGCGAGAACACTGTCGTCGCCGACGCCGAGGCGCTCCAGAGCCAGACGCCCTTCGCTTGGTACGTCCAATTCTTCTCAGTCTGCTACACCTGGCCGACCCCAGCCCAACCGCACCTGACGGTTCGCGGCGACAACTTGCCCCCGATCCTGATGTTCAACTCCACCGGCGACATCGCTACGCCGTACGCGGGAGCCTTGGCGCTGCACCAGGCGCTACCCAGCTCCGTTCTGGTGACCGAGGCCGGCTCCTACCGCCACGGCGTCGCATACCAACCCGCAGCGCCGAACCAGGCGGCCAACCAACTGGCCACCGACTACCTGGTGTCCGGCCTTGTCCCCTCGGCCGATACCACCATCCCTGCCCATCCACTACCCGACGCGCGTACAGCGGCGAGTCCCGGTCGCTGA
- a CDS encoding MFS transporter translates to MTNQNTAARSAPSDRRAGPATTLRRPAAALALLAFAQLIISLDYNIVYVALPEIGSTLGFSAQTLQWVVSAYAVAFGGFLLLGGRAVDLFGPRQMFVLGLAVYAVSSLAGGLATAPLPLVAARAAQGLGGALLFPATLTLVSTGFAEGRRRNRAFAVWGTAGGSGMILGSLLGGVLTDAFGWTAVFFVNVPLAGAAALLALPLIPRRTARRTVRRFDVAGALTSTAATALLVFTLVQAPESGWTAPPVLAAAAVGVLLLVAFAFIEARSADPLLPLRMLRGRELGTGVLVTFLYMGTFGTLLYFLTVYFQTVHGYDALHTGLAFLVPMAAIVAGSQLGGRLATTRGTRTAMIVSLVVGGAGTLILGVSLSTDGTYLTLLPGLVILGLGQGAGYTLMFGAATAATPADQQGVASAVASTAQQIGGAVGLAVLVAIAGASTNGLTGPALRAATTEGLRTAVFVAAAGIALTALVARGFSPARRRHTPTA, encoded by the coding sequence TGGCACTGCCGGAGATCGGTTCGACGCTCGGGTTCTCGGCACAGACGCTGCAGTGGGTGGTCAGTGCCTACGCGGTCGCGTTCGGCGGGTTCCTGCTGCTGGGCGGACGGGCCGTGGACCTGTTCGGCCCGCGTCAGATGTTCGTGCTGGGGCTCGCGGTGTACGCGGTGTCGTCGCTGGCCGGCGGGCTGGCCACGGCGCCCCTGCCCCTGGTGGCGGCACGCGCGGCACAGGGACTTGGCGGCGCGTTGCTGTTCCCCGCGACACTGACGCTGGTCTCGACCGGGTTCGCCGAAGGCCGCCGACGCAACCGCGCGTTCGCGGTCTGGGGCACGGCCGGTGGCAGCGGCATGATCCTCGGTTCGCTGCTCGGCGGGGTGTTGACGGACGCGTTCGGCTGGACCGCGGTCTTCTTCGTCAACGTGCCGCTCGCCGGTGCCGCCGCCCTGTTGGCCCTGCCGCTGATCCCACGCCGCACCGCACGCAGGACTGTCCGCCGGTTCGATGTGGCCGGGGCGCTCACCTCGACCGCCGCAACAGCGCTGCTGGTGTTCACGCTCGTGCAGGCACCCGAGTCCGGCTGGACAGCGCCGCCGGTGTTGGCCGCGGCGGCGGTCGGCGTGTTGCTACTGGTGGCGTTCGCGTTCATCGAGGCTCGCAGCGCTGATCCCCTGCTGCCCCTGCGAATGTTGCGCGGCCGGGAGCTGGGTACCGGTGTGCTGGTCACGTTCCTGTACATGGGGACGTTCGGCACGCTGTTGTACTTCCTGACCGTCTACTTCCAGACGGTCCACGGCTACGACGCTCTGCATACCGGCCTCGCCTTCCTGGTGCCGATGGCCGCCATCGTCGCCGGGTCCCAGCTGGGCGGGCGGCTGGCTACCACTCGCGGTACCCGCACCGCGATGATCGTCAGCCTGGTGGTCGGCGGCGCCGGCACGCTGATCCTGGGCGTGAGCCTGTCCACCGACGGCACGTACCTGACTCTGTTGCCTGGCTTGGTCATCCTGGGCCTCGGCCAAGGCGCGGGGTACACGCTGATGTTCGGCGCTGCCACCGCCGCCACCCCCGCCGACCAGCAGGGAGTTGCGTCCGCGGTCGCGTCGACCGCCCAGCAGATCGGCGGTGCCGTCGGCCTGGCCGTCCTCGTCGCCATCGCGGGCGCCTCCACCAACGGCCTGACCGGCCCGGCCCTGCGTGCCGCCACCACCGAGGGGCTACGCACAGCCGTGTTCGTCGCGGCAGCGGGAATCGCCCTCACCGCGCTGGTCGCTCGTGGCTTCAGCCCCGCCCGCCGCCGGCACACCCCCACCGCCTGA
- the istB gene encoding IS21-like element helper ATPase IstB: MTATLPASVTTTHTVPAAAPGVDSLDAVIDQACRTLRLPTIGARFEELAAAAMREQATYKGFLLTLLDAECEHRDERRKTRLVREAHFPRAKRLDDFDFTANPNVVPEVIHTLTAPGWVTAGQPLCLIGQSGTGKSHLLIGIGTAIAEAGLRVRYTTTANLVNELVEAADERQLTRVLNRYSKVDLLCLDEFGYLDLDKAGAKLLFQVFTDREERSAIAVASNAPFSEWNQTFADKRLCSAIVDRLTFNGTIIETGTDSFRLRATQQRLLG; the protein is encoded by the coding sequence ATGACCGCCACCCTCCCCGCCAGCGTCACCACCACCCACACCGTCCCCGCGGCCGCGCCCGGCGTCGACAGCCTGGACGCCGTGATCGACCAGGCCTGCCGCACCCTGCGCCTGCCCACGATCGGCGCCCGGTTCGAGGAGCTGGCCGCCGCGGCCATGCGCGAGCAGGCCACTTACAAAGGCTTCCTGCTCACCTTGCTGGACGCCGAATGCGAGCACCGCGACGAGCGCCGCAAGACCCGACTGGTCCGCGAAGCGCACTTCCCCCGCGCGAAACGGCTGGACGACTTCGACTTCACCGCCAACCCGAACGTCGTCCCCGAGGTCATCCACACCCTGACCGCGCCGGGCTGGGTCACCGCCGGGCAGCCGCTCTGCTTGATCGGCCAATCCGGCACCGGCAAATCCCACCTGCTGATCGGTATCGGCACCGCGATCGCCGAGGCCGGGCTGAGGGTCCGCTACACAACCACCGCCAACCTGGTCAACGAACTCGTCGAAGCCGCCGACGAACGCCAGCTCACCCGGGTCCTCAACCGCTACTCCAAAGTGGACCTGCTGTGTTTGGACGAGTTCGGCTACCTCGACCTGGACAAGGCAGGCGCGAAACTGCTGTTCCAGGTGTTCACCGACAGGGAGGAACGCAGCGCCATCGCTGTCGCGTCCAACGCTCCATTTTCCGAATGGAACCAGACCTTCGCTGACAAGCGACTCTGCTCGGCCATCGTCGACCGGCTCACCTTCAACGGCACCATCATCGAGACCGGCACCGACTCGTTCCGGCTGCGCGCCACCCAGCAACGCCTCCTCGGCTGA
- a CDS encoding VOC family protein — protein sequence MSFVKHFDHVGITVADLDAATAFFVSLGMEADQKMTVEGEFLDTVIGMTDARTEIVMLRPPGGGTTLELSSFTRPDHLPGSPAAPANELGLRNIAFEVTDLQAAVDHAAAAGHGLVGAIGEYEGSWRMAYVRGPEGIIVSLAERIGN from the coding sequence ATGAGCTTCGTCAAGCACTTCGACCACGTCGGCATCACCGTCGCCGACCTCGACGCCGCGACGGCGTTCTTCGTCAGCCTCGGCATGGAGGCCGACCAGAAGATGACGGTCGAAGGCGAGTTTCTGGACACGGTGATCGGCATGACCGATGCCCGCACCGAGATCGTGATGCTGCGCCCACCGGGCGGCGGCACGACGCTGGAGCTGTCCAGCTTCACGCGGCCCGACCACCTCCCAGGCTCACCGGCCGCACCGGCCAACGAACTCGGTCTGCGCAACATCGCCTTCGAGGTGACCGACTTGCAGGCCGCGGTCGACCACGCCGCAGCCGCCGGACACGGCCTGGTGGGAGCGATCGGGGAATACGAGGGCAGCTGGCGGATGGCGTACGTCCGCGGGCCTGAGGGAATCATCGTGTCACTGGCCGAGCGCATCGGGAATTGA
- a CDS encoding FAD-binding oxidoreductase, protein MGPKLVERPRTHTQNSPRANRHRGPIRPNRRSQKRPAKTDDVAALVRHARSAGLGVAVQPNGHGATGRTDGTILLRTGKLDTLRVDPAGRRARVGAGVPSGQVQAAVAPHGLTGLPGSSPVVSVTGVALGGGLSWFGRAHGWVADSVAAFDIVDAEGRQRHVTAETDAELFWALRGGGGDFAIVTAVELALHPAPHLYGGRILWRAEHAPEVMDVYRQITATAPDELTVWLDLLHFPGADPMVAIDTTYLGGESEARDLLSPLDRLAQPLSDSRRVMPVSELGTITAEPTDPGPGLSRAELLTELDDAAAKTLIADPIAPLLSVQIRHLGGAFARQSDTPHGPLTEPYALYMFGIPTNPATAKAVAATQSTLAQALPVSGRKPLTFLNPSESVADAFTTATVARLRDVKRRNDPHNTIRSNFPVLG, encoded by the coding sequence GTGGGGCCCAAACTCGTTGAACGACCTCGGACACACACTCAGAACTCACCCCGGGCCAACCGCCACCGGGGCCCGATCAGACCGAACCGCCGGAGCCAGAAACGACCGGCAAAAACAGACGACGTCGCCGCCCTCGTCCGCCACGCCCGCTCTGCCGGACTTGGCGTCGCCGTCCAGCCCAACGGACACGGCGCCACCGGCCGTACCGACGGCACGATCCTGCTGCGCACCGGGAAGCTGGACACCCTGCGGGTCGATCCGGCCGGTCGCCGGGCTCGTGTCGGCGCGGGTGTGCCGTCGGGCCAGGTGCAAGCTGCCGTGGCCCCGCACGGCCTGACTGGCCTGCCTGGCAGTTCCCCCGTCGTCAGCGTCACCGGCGTCGCTCTGGGCGGTGGGCTGAGCTGGTTCGGCCGCGCTCACGGCTGGGTCGCCGACAGCGTGGCCGCGTTCGACATCGTCGACGCGGAAGGACGGCAGCGGCACGTCACGGCGGAGACCGACGCGGAGCTGTTCTGGGCTCTGCGCGGTGGCGGCGGGGACTTCGCCATCGTCACCGCTGTGGAACTGGCCCTGCACCCCGCGCCGCACCTGTACGGCGGTCGCATCCTGTGGAGAGCCGAGCACGCACCCGAGGTCATGGACGTCTACCGGCAGATCACCGCCACCGCGCCCGACGAACTGACCGTCTGGCTGGACCTGCTGCACTTCCCCGGTGCCGACCCCATGGTCGCCATCGACACCACCTACCTCGGCGGCGAAAGCGAGGCCCGCGATCTGCTCAGCCCGCTGGACCGGCTTGCCCAGCCATTGTCCGACAGCAGGCGGGTCATGCCGGTCTCCGAACTCGGCACCATCACCGCCGAACCCACCGACCCGGGACCGGGGCTCTCCCGAGCGGAACTGCTGACCGAACTGGACGACGCCGCGGCCAAAACACTGATCGCCGACCCGATCGCGCCGCTGTTGAGCGTCCAGATCCGGCATCTGGGCGGCGCGTTCGCCCGCCAGTCCGACACACCGCACGGCCCGCTCACCGAGCCGTACGCCCTCTACATGTTCGGCATCCCCACCAACCCGGCGACCGCCAAGGCCGTCGCCGCCACGCAAAGCACCCTTGCCCAGGCCCTGCCCGTCAGTGGCCGCAAACCGTTGACGTTCCTGAATCCCAGCGAATCCGTGGCCGACGCCTTCACCACCGCCACCGTCGCCCGCCTGCGCGACGTCAAGCGCCGCAACGACCCGCACAACACCATCCGCAGCAACTTCCCTGTCTTGGGCTGA
- a CDS encoding AfsR/SARP family transcriptional regulator: MRFSVLGSLVVVGDDGPVEVSTAKLRVVLVTLLLSANRPVSMPYLVDRLWDGSPPAAAQKAVQLYVTRLRAALGSGRALIQTVPGGYQLNVAADQLDLLRFENLVAGAEQAPDQQTCADMLREALDLWRGEPCPDVVSDVLHADDLPRLVERRLMVAERHAELELTLGRYTEAVPRLRILVAEASLRERFWVQLIRALHGAGRRAEALSAYREIAGRLAEELGVDPGSDLRAAHQAVLNDEVPSPPARRAVPRQLPADLPWFIGRRNRLALLDKHLPGEALVAVDGPGGVGKTSLVLHWAHQHADLFPDGQLFVDLRGPGHAPDNALGAFLRALGEPAERIPADLDERAALFRSVTADKRLLIVLDNAADAAQVRPFLPGPVGVVIVTSRQRLRGLAVRNGAVRVALTPFGTDEAVELLARLAGGVDPDEMASIADRCGGLALPLMIMGHRLADGTPAARLLDELAAERGRLNAFDVSDDVATDVRAMLVSAYAALPGPAARLFRLFGTWPTNRITVPAAAALAAVDIETARRLLGTLVDAHHLRRVDVDRFEIHDLMHALAADLCANDPERAAALARVLSWCLHSSHNAARRIGDRRVPQAPPLAPGVTAEEFLTEATAQAWFDEEFDTLTSVVELAVAHDRPEHAWPIVAALTEYRERRARWADHRRLIRLGVSAARAAGDRRGERLVVMTLANNELHLGQHAAALENFRRGLELARELGDEAWQAAALGSMARALYRLGRIEEALGHLEQSLAAHQRLGHRLGEALDLHHMAMCHLRAGDHAKAIALDQQSLRIHVAASDRFGAALVQGQLGEAHLAVGAYGKAIDYFRAALDWFRRTGSAYETDAATMLAEALHHAGERSEAESLARAAAATLRTHHTPASINLLTRLRATFPAVIAEMTDKQPEPARPGT; the protein is encoded by the coding sequence GTGAGGTTCTCCGTACTCGGATCGCTGGTGGTGGTCGGGGACGACGGGCCGGTCGAAGTGAGCACGGCCAAGCTGCGGGTGGTGCTCGTGACGCTGTTGCTCTCGGCGAACCGGCCCGTGTCGATGCCGTACCTGGTTGACCGACTGTGGGACGGATCGCCCCCGGCGGCTGCCCAGAAGGCGGTCCAGCTGTACGTGACGCGGTTGCGGGCGGCGCTGGGGTCGGGCCGGGCGCTGATCCAAACCGTGCCGGGTGGGTACCAGCTCAACGTGGCAGCCGACCAACTCGACCTGCTGCGGTTCGAGAACCTGGTTGCCGGCGCGGAGCAGGCGCCAGACCAGCAGACCTGTGCCGACATGTTGCGTGAGGCCCTCGATCTGTGGCGCGGCGAACCGTGCCCGGACGTTGTCTCCGACGTGCTGCACGCCGACGACCTGCCGCGCCTCGTGGAGCGGCGGCTGATGGTCGCCGAGCGCCACGCCGAACTCGAACTCACGCTCGGCAGGTACACCGAGGCGGTCCCGCGTCTGCGGATTCTGGTCGCCGAAGCCAGTTTGCGAGAGCGGTTCTGGGTGCAGCTGATCCGTGCCCTGCACGGAGCGGGCAGGCGGGCGGAGGCGCTGTCCGCCTACCGGGAGATCGCCGGCCGCCTCGCCGAGGAGCTGGGCGTGGACCCGGGAAGCGATCTACGGGCGGCGCACCAGGCGGTACTCAATGACGAGGTACCGAGTCCACCTGCCAGGAGGGCTGTGCCGCGGCAACTTCCCGCGGACCTGCCGTGGTTCATCGGGCGCCGGAACCGCTTGGCCCTGCTGGACAAACATCTGCCCGGCGAGGCACTGGTCGCCGTGGACGGCCCGGGAGGGGTCGGCAAGACCTCCCTCGTGCTGCACTGGGCGCACCAGCACGCCGATCTGTTCCCGGATGGACAGTTGTTCGTGGACTTGCGTGGTCCCGGCCACGCACCCGACAACGCGCTCGGGGCCTTCCTCCGCGCGCTCGGCGAGCCGGCCGAGCGCATCCCGGCTGATCTCGACGAGCGAGCTGCGTTGTTCCGCAGCGTCACAGCGGACAAGCGGTTGCTGATCGTGCTCGACAACGCGGCGGATGCCGCCCAAGTTCGCCCGTTCCTGCCGGGACCGGTCGGCGTCGTGATCGTGACCAGTCGCCAGCGGCTCCGCGGACTCGCGGTGCGCAACGGCGCGGTCCGGGTCGCGCTCACCCCGTTCGGCACCGACGAGGCTGTGGAACTGCTCGCCCGGCTCGCCGGCGGCGTCGACCCGGACGAGATGGCCTCGATCGCCGACCGCTGCGGCGGTCTCGCGCTGCCACTGATGATCATGGGACACCGGCTGGCAGACGGTACGCCCGCGGCGCGACTGCTGGACGAACTCGCGGCCGAACGCGGGCGCCTCAACGCTTTCGACGTCTCCGACGACGTCGCCACCGACGTACGTGCCATGCTCGTGTCGGCCTACGCCGCGCTTCCCGGCCCCGCGGCCCGGCTGTTCCGGCTGTTCGGCACGTGGCCGACCAATCGCATCACCGTGCCGGCGGCGGCGGCGTTGGCGGCTGTCGACATCGAAACTGCCCGCCGCCTGCTCGGCACCCTCGTCGACGCGCACCACCTGCGCCGAGTCGACGTGGACAGGTTCGAGATCCACGATTTGATGCACGCGTTGGCTGCCGACCTGTGCGCCAACGACCCGGAACGCGCGGCCGCGTTGGCGCGGGTCCTGTCCTGGTGTTTGCACAGCTCCCACAATGCTGCCCGCCGCATCGGAGACCGGCGGGTGCCGCAGGCACCGCCACTGGCTCCTGGTGTGACCGCCGAGGAGTTCCTCACCGAAGCCACCGCGCAGGCGTGGTTCGACGAGGAGTTCGACACGTTGACCAGTGTCGTCGAGCTGGCTGTGGCGCACGACCGGCCCGAACACGCGTGGCCGATCGTGGCGGCTTTGACCGAGTACCGCGAACGCAGGGCCCGGTGGGCCGACCACCGGCGGCTGATCCGTCTTGGCGTGTCGGCCGCACGCGCCGCGGGGGACCGTCGCGGTGAGAGGCTCGTGGTGATGACCCTGGCCAACAACGAACTGCACCTGGGTCAGCACGCGGCGGCACTGGAGAACTTCCGGCGCGGTCTGGAACTGGCGCGGGAACTCGGTGACGAGGCATGGCAGGCAGCCGCGTTGGGGAGCATGGCCCGCGCCTTGTACCGCTTGGGCCGTATCGAGGAAGCCCTCGGTCACCTCGAGCAATCGCTTGCGGCACACCAACGTCTCGGTCACCGTCTAGGTGAGGCGCTGGATCTGCACCACATGGCGATGTGCCACCTGCGTGCGGGCGACCACGCCAAGGCGATCGCGCTCGACCAGCAGTCACTACGCATTCACGTCGCCGCGAGCGACCGATTCGGAGCCGCGTTGGTCCAGGGCCAGCTGGGGGAGGCCCACCTCGCTGTCGGCGCGTACGGAAAGGCGATCGACTACTTCCGTGCCGCGCTCGACTGGTTCCGCCGCACCGGATCCGCCTACGAAACCGACGCGGCAACCATGCTCGCCGAGGCCCTCCACCACGCCGGCGAACGATCGGAAGCCGAATCGTTGGCCCGTGCCGCCGCGGCAACCTTGCGCACCCACCACACCCCGGCATCAATCAACCTGCTCACGCGCCTGCGTGCCACGTTTCCCGCCGTCATCGCGGAAATGACCGACAAACAACCAGAACCTGCCCGGCCGGGTACGTGA
- a CDS encoding NYN domain-containing protein produces the protein MATPTPHDSTEPVNEAVRMIRDAEAQHRRMFGKWRDDPRARADQIGLFLDFENLVLGATASLPDRAEPIPDRAVTWLCRAYGAATTRRAYADWADTRFGRYQAVLERNGVDLVQIGHGPARKNGADIRMTVDAMETLITHPTVEAFVLVTGDSDFSPLVTKLREFGKHVIGVGAETAASVRLVSVCSEYKLWGSIVARVDPPAEPPTPPAQRGSRLADAEALLVTAMRQIPTKSPTASQLKAKMVALDPSFDQARYGCSTFRDLLTKLGHRIQTTGRSGQDIRLALIEPTSS, from the coding sequence TTGGCGACACCCACGCCGCACGACAGCACCGAGCCGGTCAACGAAGCGGTCCGGATGATCCGAGACGCGGAAGCCCAACACCGCAGGATGTTCGGGAAATGGCGCGACGATCCGCGGGCACGAGCCGACCAGATCGGGCTCTTCTTGGACTTCGAGAATCTTGTGCTCGGCGCGACCGCCAGCCTGCCCGACCGGGCCGAACCGATCCCCGACCGGGCGGTGACCTGGCTCTGCCGGGCTTACGGCGCCGCCACCACCCGCCGCGCCTACGCCGACTGGGCCGACACCCGCTTCGGCCGCTACCAGGCCGTGCTCGAACGCAACGGCGTCGACCTGGTCCAGATCGGCCACGGCCCGGCCCGCAAGAACGGCGCCGACATCCGCATGACGGTCGACGCCATGGAAACCCTGATCACCCACCCCACCGTCGAGGCCTTCGTCCTGGTCACCGGCGACTCCGACTTCTCCCCACTGGTCACCAAACTGCGCGAGTTCGGCAAGCACGTCATCGGCGTTGGCGCGGAAACCGCGGCCAGCGTCCGCCTGGTCTCAGTCTGTTCGGAATACAAGCTCTGGGGCTCGATCGTCGCCCGGGTCGACCCGCCAGCCGAACCACCGACACCTCCCGCGCAACGCGGCTCCCGGCTTGCTGACGCCGAGGCGCTGCTGGTCACCGCGATGCGACAGATCCCCACGAAGTCACCAACGGCTTCCCAGCTCAAGGCCAAAATGGTCGCGCTGGACCCGTCGTTCGACCAGGCCCGCTACGGCTGCAGCACCTTCCGCGACCTGCTGACCAAGCTCGGCCACCGGATCCAAACCACCGGTCGATCCGGACAAGACATCAGGCTCGCGTTGATCGAGCCAACCAGCAGCTAA
- the istA gene encoding IS21 family transposase, whose product MSRVELFERIRRDRRLEPDVSVRTLAERYQVHRRTVREALASPVPKERKKPPPRRSVLEPAYGLIDEMLIADLSAPRKQKHTSARIYQRLISEHGFTAAGRTTVYTYIARRRPELVGELRERQRHLEGMVPQQHLPGEEAEVDFADVWVRVSGQVMKCHLFTLRLSYSGKAVHRVFLSEGQEAFMEGHVEAFRALGGIPIRHIRYDNLKPAVQRVCFGRNRIESQNWVKFRSHYGFDAFYCIPGKEGAHEKGGVEQEGGRFRRTHLVPVPDVVSLAELNERIAEIDRAEDNRVLHNQRVTVGFNFAYEADLLAPLPFDDFDTGTTLTPKVGRDARITVRQSHYSVPARFIGRRVRVSLRANDVVVFDKATVIARHARMTRRGESHDQLDHYLEILLGKPGALAGSTALATARAEGSFTATHEAFWSAARAAHGDGEGTKALIEVLLLHRRLPAEAVIAGITTTLHAGSTSPDLVAIEARKAAHDAGRALLDERDLADLGLDTVVIPVITDDMPDPRLHAPPAPAPQPSGASVISLHTKRELPASSSPLPSVAIYDQLLRRTKGTTA is encoded by the coding sequence TTGTCGCGTGTCGAGCTGTTCGAACGCATACGCCGTGATCGGCGGCTGGAGCCGGACGTGTCGGTCCGGACGCTGGCCGAGCGGTACCAGGTGCACCGCAGGACGGTGCGGGAAGCGCTGGCCAGCCCCGTGCCCAAAGAGCGTAAGAAGCCGCCCCCTCGTCGTTCGGTGCTGGAACCGGCCTACGGGTTGATCGACGAGATGCTGATCGCGGATCTGTCCGCGCCGCGCAAGCAGAAACACACCTCCGCGCGGATCTACCAGCGGCTGATCAGCGAGCACGGGTTCACCGCGGCGGGCCGCACCACGGTCTACACCTACATCGCCCGGCGACGCCCGGAACTGGTCGGTGAGCTGCGGGAACGGCAGCGCCACCTGGAGGGGATGGTGCCCCAGCAGCATCTGCCCGGTGAGGAGGCCGAGGTCGACTTCGCCGACGTGTGGGTACGGGTCTCCGGCCAGGTGATGAAGTGCCACCTGTTCACACTGCGACTGTCCTATTCGGGCAAAGCGGTGCACCGGGTGTTCCTGTCCGAAGGACAGGAGGCATTCATGGAAGGCCACGTGGAGGCCTTCCGGGCGCTGGGCGGCATCCCGATCCGGCACATCCGCTACGACAACCTCAAACCCGCCGTCCAGCGGGTGTGTTTCGGCCGCAACCGGATCGAGTCACAGAACTGGGTGAAATTCAGGTCCCACTACGGTTTCGACGCGTTCTACTGCATCCCCGGCAAAGAAGGCGCGCACGAGAAAGGCGGCGTCGAGCAGGAAGGCGGCCGGTTCCGCCGCACGCACCTGGTCCCGGTCCCGGACGTCGTGAGCCTGGCCGAGCTCAACGAGCGGATCGCCGAGATCGACCGGGCCGAGGACAACCGGGTCCTGCACAACCAGCGGGTCACGGTCGGGTTCAACTTCGCCTACGAGGCCGATCTGCTGGCGCCGCTGCCGTTCGACGACTTCGACACCGGCACCACGCTGACCCCGAAGGTCGGCCGGGACGCGCGCATCACCGTGCGCCAGTCGCACTACTCGGTCCCGGCGAGGTTCATCGGCCGCCGGGTGCGGGTCTCGCTGCGCGCCAACGACGTCGTCGTGTTCGACAAGGCGACCGTGATCGCCCGGCACGCCCGGATGACTCGCCGCGGCGAGTCGCACGACCAGCTCGATCACTACCTGGAGATCCTGCTGGGCAAGCCCGGCGCGCTGGCCGGGTCGACCGCGTTGGCCACCGCCCGCGCCGAGGGCAGCTTCACCGCGACCCACGAGGCGTTCTGGTCCGCGGCCCGCGCCGCACACGGTGACGGCGAGGGCACCAAGGCGCTGATCGAGGTGCTGTTGCTGCACCGCAGGCTGCCCGCCGAGGCGGTCATCGCGGGCATCACGACCACGCTGCATGCCGGGTCGACCAGCCCGGACCTGGTCGCGATCGAGGCCCGCAAAGCCGCGCACGACGCCGGCCGCGCTCTGCTGGACGAGCGTGACCTGGCCGATCTGGGCCTGGACACGGTGGTGATCCCGGTGATTACCGACGACATGCCCGACCCGCGCCTGCACGCGCCTCCAGCGCCCGCGCCGCAACCATCGGGCGCATCGGTGATCTCCCTGCACACCAAACGCGAACTGCCCGCGTCCTCGAGTCCGCTGCCGTCGGTGGCGATCTATGACCAGCTGCTGCGCCGCACGAAAGGCACCACGGCATGA